A segment of the Leptolyngbya sp. NIES-3755 genome:
GGTTCGACTAAATTCAAATAGGTTTGATAGCCGATCCAATCGGTTGACGATCGCAATACTTCTCTAACTTGTGGCGACATCCATTCTGCTGATCCAGGTCCCGTTCCAATGATTGCAAGTCGCTGGGTTAGAGTCGTTTGATAGACTAAACAATCTGAATTTCCTCCGATCGATTGATCAGTGACTTTAATTGTTAACTTTGCATCTTCAGCGATCGGTAATTGACTGTTTTCTAACCAAGGTGCAGATCCTTCAATTTTTACCGTTGCACCCGCGAGTAGATTTGCTAGAAACGTTTTTGCATCATCAGGATTCACTAAACGATATCCATTTGGCGGTGATAACAATGCAGTGCGAAATCGAATGTCTCCGGTTGTTGTAATCGCAGGAATTGTATCTAACACGGCTGCAATCTCGCGGGCTAGATCATTCACGCCTTGCAATCCACCGAGCAAAGGAACGACAGCACTCCCATCTTCTGCGATCGCAATCACGGCAGGTTCTTTCCATTTATTGTTCAACAAAGGTGCAACAGTACGGATCAAAATTCCCGCAGCACAAATTCCCACGATCGCAGTTCCTTGACTGAACAATTCGCGAACGGTTTCCCCGAACTGAGTAAACGTGCGATCGACTCCGGTTGTTCGATGCTCTAATCCATACAGTGTTGCATTGGGTAGAGCATCAACAATCCGACGTGCTACAGGAACACTCACTTGACCTAGAACAATAACAGCGATCGACATTACGGTTGCCATTCACTCGGAATTACAATCATGGAGAAATAAGGCACTTCAGCGGGATTTACTTCGCTGATCGGAAGAATTCGCTGACCGGGCATTGAGGCGCGTTCGATGTATTTTGCTCGATCGTATAATCCCAACTGTTTCAGCACTCCGACCACTTTGTTAAAATGCTTACCGAGTTTAATAATTGCCGCTGCATCTGCAACCGATAATCGAGCCGTTAACTC
Coding sequences within it:
- a CDS encoding hypothetical protein (similar to AA sequence:cyanobase_aa:LBDG_53960); protein product: MSIAVIVLGQVSVPVARRIVDALPNATLYGLEHRTTGVDRTFTQFGETVRELFSQGTAIVGICAAGILIRTVAPLLNNKWKEPAVIAIAEDGSAVVPLLGGLQGVNDLAREIAAVLDTIPAITTTGDIRFRTALLSPPNGYRLVNPDDAKTFLANLLAGATVKIEGSAPWLENSQLPIAEDAKLTIKVTDQSIGGNSDCLVYQTTLTQRLAIIGTGPGSAEWMSPQVREVLRSSTDWIGYQTYLNLVEPLRTTQQIHVFDNREELDRAALALNLAAEGRSVVMVSSGDPGIYAMAAAVFEVLERDRKPEWNSIDIQVCPGISAMQAAAAQVGAPLGHDFCAISLSDILKPWEIIADRICAAAQADFAIAFYNPISKTRTWQLEKAKHLLLNYRTPDTPIVLARNLGRPGQQTQVKRLGDLSIDDADMRTVILIGSSKTRSIPRSDGGVWVYTPRRYDV